From the Companilactobacillus ginsenosidimutans genome, the window GAAAGTCATGCAAATCATTGTAGCTATATTCTCATTTGTATACACGGCATCTTCAGCACTGGATTTGATCGTAGAATCAACAACTATTTCCGGCAATGATTTTATATCAACGATGATTGATTCCATTTTCATCGGAGCGATAATCTTTTCTATCATGATTTTTATTATGATGTACAAATGGGGCTATGGATTCCCAAAGTCTCAATTCAATAAAAATGCTAATTGCTGGGTAACACTAAGTATCAGTATATTTACACTTTGGTTTGCGATGTGGAATGCTTTTTCTGGAAACAGAAATATTATCCAATCATTCTTTCATTTCAATTTTAACAATATTCGTATTACACCTCTCAATATTTTTGGTGGTCTAGAAGCTGGTATCGCCGAGGAACTGGTATTTAGATTTGCGGTTCTTACGATTGTATTGAATATCTTTTATAATAGTAGAAACAAGTTTTATTTTGCCACCTTGATCAGCAGTTTGCTATTTGGATTACTACATGGAATGAACGCTCTTGCTGGTCAAAGCTTAGGTAACACCTTAATTCAAATGATATTCGCATTTTCATTTGGTTTGTATTTGGCTGGTATTTATGTTTATACAGATATGTTCTATCTAGTGGTAATATTTCATGCGCTGATTGATA encodes:
- a CDS encoding CPBP family intramembrane glutamic endopeptidase, with amino-acid sequence MKRQTPLFYRLYYTQLIFNSIVIILYAVEPKNTAYYFLIIFNILGLFIVPRNHNTLWQNSNRVIQIITQASLIPLSFSFIIRMTNGVSDWNNPIMLFLLIVYSFLMYIPYTFVLLTPVKSKVMQIIVAIFSFVYTASSALDLIVESTTISGNDFISTMIDSIFIGAIIFSIMIFIMMYKWGYGFPKSQFNKNANCWVTLSISIFTLWFAMWNAFSGNRNIIQSFFHFNFNNIRITPLNIFGGLEAGIAEELVFRFAVLTIVLNIFYNSRNKFYFATLISSLLFGLLHGMNALAGQSLGNTLIQMIFAFSFGLYLAGIYVYTDMFYLVVIFHALIDTLVFLTTSTQLMSGKVSPVDFLFSLVESAVFIIIGLYLIHQTSIRQTKMKFHLY